In Capsicum annuum cultivar UCD-10X-F1 chromosome 7, UCD10Xv1.1, whole genome shotgun sequence, one genomic interval encodes:
- the LOC107878910 gene encoding uncharacterized protein LOC107878910, translated as MEDIGLFKQAWMWLQSKKDCYSVVRTAAGCFRDKVGIFNERIWPIVCCGFAKLGKLLFILFRYWKDCLVRGCRSFFALGSAALLLIMWSCFLSLTSMSCLVYVLLSMGAAGAAVQYLGCTPGLFIVGLFGILVLWMYANFWITGVLFIVGGYLFSLNHARLVVLMATIYAMYCVKVRVGWLGVCLSINLAFLSNDLVNYILQWCDNLSESTHVEDYKESEAFTEDDFSTDYESSVPVDEPEKVEKVHACKTFSDTASTSSVVTKQIEPPAKPVVREDANSIIEMKRILDSSDHYEALGISRHKKIDTLLLKKEYRKKAMLVHPDKNMGSALASESFKKLQCAYEVLSDSVKKRDYDEQLRKEQSRSVMQNSPSTSNQESSNYRSEESRRIHCTKCGNSHIWICTNRTKVKARWCQDCCQYHQAKDGDGWVEYKGSLVFNRPQKAEIPRAFVCAEGKIFDVSEWAICQGMACRPNTHRPSFHVNMVGLEKSSQRSNSSRYPWDFDAEMTDEDEEFELWLQQALASGLFCETPKRRKTWSPFKLNQMKGKKQWRRSS; from the exons ATGGAGGACATTGGGTTATTTAAGCAAGCCTGGATGtggttacaatcaaagaaagattGTTACTCAGTAGTAAGGACAGCTGCTGGCTGTTTTAGGGATAAAGTCGGAATTTTTAATGAGAGGATATGGCCAATTGTTTGTTGTGGGTTTGCAAAACTGGGGAAATTGCTGTTTATCTTGTTCAGATACTGGAAGGATTGTTTAGTACGAGGCTGTCGATCGTTCTTTGCTCTTGGATCCGCGGCGTTGCTCCTTATTATGTGGAGCTGTTTTCTAAGTTTGACATCTATGTCGTGTCTGGTCTACGTGCTTCTTAGTATG GGTGCTGCAGGGGCTGCCGTTCAGTATTTAGGCTGCACTCCTGGGCTTTTCATTGTTGGGCTCTTCGGTATTTTAGTTTTATGGATGTATGCCAACTTTTGGATAACTGGTGTATTGTTTATAGTGGGAG GCTATCTATTTTCCTTAAACCATGCGAGACTTGTGGTATTAATGGCTACCATTTATGCTATGTATTGTGTTAAAGTTCGAGTGGGATGGCTTGGAGTTTGTCTCTCAATAAATCTTGCTTTCCTCTCAAATGACTTGGTAAACTACATACTCCAGTGGTGTGACAATTTGAGTGAAAGCACACACGTTGAAGATTATAAAGAGTCTGAAGCATTTACTGAGGATGACTTCTCCACAGATTATGAGTCATCGGTTCCTGTGGATGAACCTGAAAAGGTTGAAAAGGTTCACGCTTGCAAAACATTCAGTGACACTGCTTCTACTTCATCAGTTGTAACAAAACAAATAGAACCCCCAGCTAAGCCCGTAGTTAGAGAAGATGCAAATTCAATTATTGAGATGAAGCGGATATTAGATAGTTCGGATCATTATGAAGCACTGGGGATTTCTCGGCACAAGAAAATTGACACTTTACTTTTGAAAAAAGAATACCGTAAAAAG GCAATGCTTGTGCACCCCGACAAAAACATGGGAAGTGCACTTGCCAGTGAATCATTTAAGAAACTTCAGTGTGCATATGAG GTTCTTTCTGATTCTGTCAAGAAGCGGGACTATGATGAACAACTCAGGAAGGAACAATCTAGGAGTGTAATGCAAAACTCACCTAGCACGTCCAACCAG GAATCCTCCAACTACCGCTCAGAAGAGTCGAGGCGTATCCATTGCACAAAATGTGGCAACTCACACATTTGGATCTGCACCAATAGGACAAAGGTCAAGGCAAGATGGTGCCAG GATTGTTGTCAATATCACCAAGCCAAAGATGGAGATGGATGGGTAGAGTACAAAGGATCATTAGTTTTTAATCGACCTCAAAAG GCGGAGATACCTCGTGCTTTTGTATGCGCTGAAGGCAAGATATTTGATGTGTCAGAATGGGCCATATGTCAG GGTATGGCTTGTCGACCCAATACCCATAGGCCGAGTTTCCATGTAAACATGGTTGGATTAGAGAAATCATCGCAGCGATCCAATTCAAGTAGGTATCCGTGGGATTTTGATGCTGAGATGAcagatgaagatgaagaattcGAGCTGTGGCTCCAGCAAGCTCTAGCATCTGGACTTTTCTGTGAGACACCAAAGCGAAGAAAGACTTGGAGTCCTTTCAAGTTGAATCAGATGAAAGGAAAGAAGCAATGGAGAAGGTCTTCATGA
- the LOC107878911 gene encoding release factor glutamine methyltransferase, with protein sequence MRLSFIRPISCCAVSSPTTLVKPQTPLFLRPPTFKTTLTDLKKWHLWAKSLASSVGSAFLNLDNGPDSNQLLRELNWLIEDAIGTPKSILEQPHKSRNGNSTVLIRTCLDELYVLWKQRVEERRPFQYVVGCEHWRDLVLSVQEGVLIPRPETELIVDLVDEAIKENEELRDGLWGDLGTGSGALAIGIARILGSKGRVIATDLSPVATAVASYNVQRYDLEEKVHVKQGSWFEPLRDNEGEFVGLVSNPPYIPSKDIGGLQAEVGRHEPRLALDGGASGMNDLIHLCDGAVSMLKPGGFFAFETNGDEQSKFLVHYIETKKQGSFSKVKMVSDFAGIQRFITGFRGR encoded by the exons atgaggTTAAGCTTCATTCGACCAATTTCATGTTGTGCTGTTTCATCTCCAACAACGTTAGTGAAACCTCAAACACCACTGTTTTTAAGGCCCCCCACCTTCAAAACAACCTTAACAGACCTCAAAAAATGGCATCTTTGGGCTAAATCCTTAGCTTCTTCTGTAGGTTCAGctttcttgaatcttgataatGGTCCAGACTCCAACCAGTTACTTAGAGAGCTCAATTGGCTTATTGAAGATGCAATTGGGACACCCAAATCAATCTTGGAACAACCCCACAAAAGTAGGAATGGTAATAGTACTGTTTTGATAAGGACATGTTTGGATGAACTTTATGTGTTGTGGAAACAAAGGGTAGAAGAAAGAAGGCCATTTCAgtatgtggttggttgtgaacatTGGAGGGATTTGGTTTTGAGTGTTCAAGAAGGGGTTTTGATACCAAGACCTGAGACTGAGCTGATTGTGGACCTTGTGGATGAGGCTATTAAGGAGAATGAGGAGTTGAGGGATGGATTGTGGGGTGATTTGGGGACTGGGAGTGGTGCACTTGCTATTGGGATTGCAAGGATTTTGGGTAGTAAAGGTAGAGTTATTGCTACTGATTTAAGTCCTGTTGCTACTGCTGTTGCATCTTATAATGTGCAGAGGTATGATTTGGAG GAAAAAGTCCATGTGAAGCAAGGATCTTGGTTTGAGCCTTTGAGAGATAATGAAGGAGAATTTGTGGGACTGGTGAGTAATCCACCATATATTCCAAGCAAAGATATTGGTGGACTACAAGCTGAAGTTGGTAGACATGAACCTAGACTAGCGTTAGACGGTGGAGCAAGTGGTATGAATGACCTTATCCATCTCTGCGATGGAGCTGTTTCGATGTTGAAACCTGGCGGTTTCTTTGCATTTGAG ACAAATGGTGATGAGCAGAGCAAATTCCTAGTCCATTACATTGAGACTAAGAAGCAAGGTAGCTTCTCTAAAGTGAAGATGGTATCAGATTTTGCTGGCATCCAGAGATTTATAACAGGATTTAGAGGAAGATGA